The Pseudomonas sp. R4-35-07 genome contains a region encoding:
- a CDS encoding DUF6555 family protein: MKNNELFTIKYQLHGEPRSFIVRAARMNNAEAWHWASCDAGVAVIPRFGQNNLKRVSKPMAEKYGITDVRWCGAAAIQWAEGITS, encoded by the coding sequence ATGAAAAACAACGAGTTATTCACCATCAAGTATCAACTTCACGGCGAGCCCAGGTCGTTCATCGTGCGTGCGGCGCGCATGAATAACGCTGAAGCCTGGCACTGGGCCAGTTGCGATGCCGGCGTGGCGGTCATCCCCAGGTTCGGGCAAAACAACCTCAAGCGCGTCTCCAAGCCGATGGCGGAAAAATACGGCATTACGGATGTGCGCTGGTGCGGCGCGGCAGCGATTCAGTGGGCAGAGGGCATTACATCATGA
- a CDS encoding molybdopterin cofactor-binding domain-containing protein gives MKMSEILPGVTLDAPINLSRRRFLASTAVGALVIGFGLPLGASRVQAATGAAAERGTQVPAFLEIRPDGSVRLLSPFMEGGQGTHTAMAQIIGEELDADPATFVVEAAPPGEAYVVMENGLRITGGSMSVRMSYPTMRRLGALARAMLMQAGAEQLGVPVAQLTTQPGRVVHAASGRSLGYGELAGRALDMPVPDPASITLRDPSQFRWIGKPVKRLDAYDKSTGKAQYSIDLKVDGMLHAAVQHAPRLGMTVGSLRNQAQVEAMKGVHSVHTLPGAVAVVAERWWHAKRAVEAIQVEWLEAAADSSVRAMPADFSSDKYRDFLAAQQGPARDDENQGDVAAALASAKTRVDATYHNQYLNHAQLEPPSALARYNPDGTLEVWLPNQAPDMFRADIAKRTGLAVEQITLHSPLLGGFFGRHFLYDSANPYPQAIALAKAVGRPIKLIWSREEEFVRDVLRPVAVVKFRAALDDKGLPLAIEAVSATEGPTEAIAGKQGDALDPTALEGLSGKSYAIPNKRIAQIYVKGPAMLGYWRSVGNSLNDFFYEAFLDELADKGGHDPYELRLHLLRDNARLTTLLQAVGELSGGWKRGPFTAEDGSRRARGVAMASPFGSHAAVIAEVSIDNGQVKVHDIWQAIDPGSIVNPAIIEAQVNGAVALGLSQTLLEEAVYVDGKPRARNYDLYPILPPSRMARVHVKIVESGEKMGGIGEPPLPAVAPAVANAVAQLTGQRIRSLPLSRYTFS, from the coding sequence ATGAAGATGTCCGAGATCCTGCCCGGCGTGACCCTGGACGCACCGATCAACCTGTCGCGCCGGCGCTTTCTGGCGAGCACCGCCGTCGGTGCATTGGTCATCGGCTTCGGCCTGCCCCTCGGCGCGTCCAGGGTGCAGGCTGCCACGGGCGCCGCCGCTGAACGCGGCACCCAAGTGCCGGCCTTCCTGGAGATTCGCCCGGACGGCAGCGTGCGCCTGCTCAGCCCCTTCATGGAAGGCGGCCAGGGCACGCACACCGCCATGGCACAGATCATCGGCGAGGAGCTGGACGCCGACCCTGCCACTTTCGTGGTCGAAGCCGCACCGCCCGGTGAAGCCTATGTGGTCATGGAAAATGGCCTGCGTATCACCGGCGGCAGCATGTCGGTGCGCATGAGCTACCCGACCATGCGCCGCCTCGGCGCCCTCGCCCGCGCCATGCTGATGCAGGCAGGTGCCGAACAGCTCGGTGTGCCGGTGGCGCAACTGACCACGCAACCCGGCCGGGTGGTGCATGCGGCGTCGGGCCGCTCGCTGGGTTACGGCGAGTTGGCCGGCCGCGCCCTAGACATGCCCGTGCCCGACCCCGCCAGTATCACCTTGCGCGACCCGAGCCAGTTCCGCTGGATCGGCAAGCCGGTCAAACGCCTGGATGCCTATGACAAATCCACCGGCAAGGCGCAGTACAGCATCGACCTCAAAGTCGACGGCATGCTCCACGCCGCCGTGCAGCACGCACCGCGCCTGGGCATGACGGTGGGCAGCCTGCGCAACCAGGCTCAGGTCGAGGCCATGAAGGGCGTGCATTCGGTGCACACTCTGCCCGGCGCCGTGGCGGTGGTTGCCGAACGCTGGTGGCACGCCAAGCGGGCCGTGGAAGCAATCCAGGTGGAATGGCTCGAAGCCGCCGCCGACTCCAGCGTGCGCGCGATGCCGGCGGATTTTTCCAGCGATAAATACCGCGACTTTCTCGCCGCCCAGCAAGGCCCGGCCCGCGACGACGAAAACCAGGGCGACGTGGCCGCCGCGCTGGCCAGCGCCAAGACCCGCGTCGACGCCACCTATCATAACCAGTACCTCAACCATGCCCAGCTGGAGCCGCCCTCGGCGCTGGCGCGCTATAACCCCGACGGCACGCTGGAGGTATGGCTGCCGAACCAGGCGCCGGATATGTTCCGCGCCGACATCGCCAAGCGCACCGGCCTGGCCGTTGAGCAAATCACCCTGCACTCGCCGTTGCTGGGCGGTTTTTTCGGGCGACATTTTTTGTATGACTCGGCCAATCCCTACCCGCAGGCTATCGCCCTGGCCAAGGCCGTCGGCCGGCCGATCAAGCTGATCTGGAGCCGTGAGGAAGAGTTCGTGCGCGATGTGCTGCGCCCGGTCGCGGTGGTCAAGTTCCGCGCCGCGCTGGATGACAAAGGCCTGCCGCTGGCCATCGAAGCGGTGAGCGCCACCGAAGGCCCCACCGAAGCGATTGCCGGCAAGCAAGGCGACGCCCTCGACCCCACGGCGCTGGAAGGCTTATCCGGAAAAAGTTATGCGATCCCCAACAAGCGCATCGCCCAGATTTACGTCAAGGGCCCGGCCATGCTCGGTTACTGGCGTTCGGTGGGCAATTCGTTGAACGACTTCTTCTATGAAGCGTTCCTCGATGAACTGGCCGACAAGGGCGGCCATGACCCGTACGAACTGCGCCTGCACCTGCTGCGCGACAATGCGCGGCTGACCACTCTGCTGCAAGCGGTGGGCGAACTGTCCGGCGGGTGGAAGCGCGGGCCGTTCACCGCCGAAGACGGTAGCCGACGAGCCCGAGGCGTGGCCATGGCTTCACCGTTTGGCTCTCATGCGGCGGTGATCGCCGAAGTGTCGATCGACAACGGCCAAGTCAAGGTGCATGACATCTGGCAGGCCATCGACCCGGGCAGCATCGTCAACCCGGCGATCATTGAAGCCCAGGTCAACGGCGCCGTGGCCTTGGGCTTGTCGCAAACCTTGCTGGAGGAAGCGGTCTACGTGGACGGTAAGCCGCGAGCGCGCAACTACGACCTGTATCCGATCCTGCCGCCCTCGCGGATGGCGCGGGTACACGTGAAGATCGTCGAGAGCGGCGAAAAAATGGGCGGTATCGGCGAACCACCGTTGCCCGCCGTGGCGCCAGCCGTGGCCAACGCGGTGGCACAGTTGACCGGCCAGCGTATCCGCAGCTTGCCATTGAGCCGCTACACCTTCAGTTAA
- a CDS encoding OBAP family protein, giving the protein MNINSLQPALPSLCLAMSMAALTACAGNDSASNVVAPGEAKSPTTRTLDTGAALLQSRPPIDALNAYLDGFHFYNGHPDVQMEAHHYCAILNEEVIQCVIYDGNRKDAKLMGVEYIISEQLFNSLPAPEKALWHSHVHEVKSGQLVAPGIPAVAEHALMEKLVHTYGKTWHTWHTDLNKRLPLGVPQLMMGFTADGQADPKMVAERDQRLGVDSARKKQARADIPAPAIAPGADAWRQGTVIQIEDPTQAAHQH; this is encoded by the coding sequence ATGAACATCAACAGCCTGCAACCCGCCTTGCCTTCGCTGTGCCTGGCGATGTCGATGGCCGCGCTGACCGCCTGCGCCGGCAACGACTCAGCCTCCAACGTCGTCGCGCCCGGTGAGGCCAAATCACCCACCACGCGCACTCTCGACACCGGCGCCGCCCTGCTGCAATCGCGCCCGCCCATCGATGCGCTCAATGCCTACCTGGACGGCTTCCACTTCTACAACGGCCATCCCGACGTGCAAATGGAAGCCCATCACTATTGCGCGATTCTTAATGAGGAAGTGATCCAGTGTGTGATCTACGACGGCAACCGCAAGGACGCCAAGTTGATGGGCGTGGAGTACATCATCAGCGAACAGCTGTTCAACAGCCTGCCTGCGCCCGAGAAGGCGTTGTGGCACAGCCATGTGCATGAGGTGAAGTCGGGCCAGCTGGTAGCTCCCGGTATTCCTGCGGTGGCCGAGCATGCCTTGATGGAAAAACTGGTGCATACCTACGGCAAGACCTGGCACACCTGGCACACCGACCTCAACAAGCGCCTGCCGCTGGGTGTTCCGCAATTGATGATGGGCTTTACCGCCGATGGCCAAGCCGATCCGAAGATGGTCGCCGAACGGGACCAGCGGCTGGGCGTCGACAGCGCCAGGAAAAAGCAGGCGCGCGCCGACATCCCCGCTCCGGCCATAGCACCCGGCGCGGACGCCTGGCGCCAGGGCACTGTCATCCAGATCGAAGACCCCACCCAGGCAGCCCACCAGCACTGA
- a CDS encoding CinA family protein — MDIAAATIDYLKHHQLTLTSAESCTAGKIITLLSEVRGGGSCIESGYVVYSPEAKQRLLGVRAYTIDTFNLTSCEVAREMAEGALRDSPAQVAVATTGLLGPDDMDGIPAGTICFAWAYRIENRLSIFSRKERFMGSREQVQLDATLHALKWLAHFHQRALAGERG; from the coding sequence ATGGATATAGCCGCAGCCACTATCGATTACCTGAAACACCACCAGCTCACTCTCACCAGCGCCGAGTCGTGTACGGCAGGCAAGATCATTACTTTGCTGTCGGAGGTCAGGGGCGGCGGGTCATGTATTGAAAGTGGTTATGTCGTGTACTCGCCCGAGGCCAAACAGCGCTTGCTGGGCGTACGCGCGTATACGATCGACACCTTCAACCTCACCAGTTGTGAAGTCGCTCGCGAGATGGCCGAAGGTGCGTTGCGTGACAGCCCGGCACAGGTCGCCGTCGCCACCACCGGCCTGCTTGGCCCGGATGACATGGACGGCATTCCGGCCGGGACCATTTGTTTTGCCTGGGCTTATCGAATCGAAAACCGGCTGAGTATCTTCAGTCGAAAGGAGCGCTTCATGGGCTCCCGTGAGCAGGTGCAGCTGGATGCGACGCTGCATGCCTTGAAGTGGCTGGCGCATTTTCACCAGCGTGCGTTGGCGGGTGAGCGGGGTTAA
- a CDS encoding (2Fe-2S)-binding protein: protein MELRINQQAYQVDADADTPLLWVIRDDLGLTGTKYGCGLAQCGACSVLVDGNVVRSCVTPVAALVGREITTIEAIEADDVGKRVVAAWVERQVAQCGYCQSGQVMAATALLKHTPAPSKEQINAAMINLCRCGTYNAIYAAMDDLAAGKESV, encoded by the coding sequence ATGGAATTACGTATTAACCAACAGGCCTATCAGGTCGATGCCGACGCCGACACGCCGTTGCTGTGGGTGATCCGCGACGACCTGGGCCTGACCGGCACCAAGTACGGCTGCGGCCTGGCCCAGTGCGGCGCGTGTTCGGTGCTGGTGGACGGCAACGTGGTGCGCTCGTGCGTCACGCCGGTGGCGGCGCTGGTCGGCCGCGAGATCACCACCATCGAGGCGATTGAAGCCGATGACGTGGGCAAGCGCGTGGTCGCGGCCTGGGTCGAGCGCCAGGTGGCGCAATGCGGTTACTGCCAGTCCGGGCAGGTGATGGCGGCCACGGCGCTGCTCAAGCACACCCCTGCACCGTCGAAAGAGCAGATCAACGCGGCCATGATCAACCTGTGCCGCTGCGGCACCTACAATGCCATCTACGCCGCCATGGATGACTTGGCCGCCGGCAAGGAGAGCGTTTGA
- a CDS encoding M42 family peptidase: MQPQPNDARPDVPQLLHQLLLARGPGGQEDEVRAICLEHLRPLCDDTWVDPAGNVIGLVKGAQGDSEPRRAVRVMAHMDEIAMVVKHVDADGTLRVTALGGANPVNFGMCPVDILGDHQFIPGVLSFGSMHATANAPQGADVLSGDVHWNDVHVITRCSVETLRDYGVRPGSRVTLSRHWRAPFQVGDAIAAHFLDDRAPIAAVLHSVQRLHQRRQELACDVYFVFTTLEEECNAGAMYAAQTLPGDTTIAVEVGPVMSEYGTRLSVDPIVNTGDLKGYYTRSVVTGLADAAQRCGYAPQYALLVDFASDASAVMSNGTSARGGCLAIPTENTHGYELIVDGAIEACALTLADYLATF, encoded by the coding sequence ATGCAACCCCAGCCAAACGATGCCCGACCCGATGTCCCTCAGTTGCTTCACCAACTGTTGCTCGCCCGTGGCCCTGGCGGCCAGGAGGATGAGGTGCGCGCCATTTGCCTGGAGCATTTGCGGCCACTGTGTGACGACACCTGGGTGGACCCGGCCGGCAATGTCATCGGCCTGGTCAAAGGCGCGCAGGGCGATAGCGAGCCCCGCCGCGCGGTGCGGGTCATGGCGCATATGGATGAGATCGCCATGGTGGTCAAGCATGTGGACGCCGACGGCACGTTGCGCGTGACCGCGTTGGGCGGTGCCAACCCGGTGAATTTCGGCATGTGCCCGGTGGACATACTCGGTGATCACCAATTCATTCCGGGGGTGCTGTCCTTTGGTTCGATGCATGCCACCGCCAACGCGCCCCAGGGTGCCGATGTGTTGTCAGGGGACGTGCACTGGAATGACGTGCATGTGATCACCCGGTGCTCCGTCGAGACCTTGCGTGACTACGGCGTACGCCCCGGCAGCCGCGTCACGCTGAGCCGCCATTGGCGTGCGCCGTTCCAGGTGGGGGATGCGATTGCCGCGCACTTCCTGGATGACCGCGCGCCCATCGCTGCGGTACTTCATAGCGTGCAGCGCCTGCACCAACGCCGACAGGAGTTGGCGTGCGATGTGTATTTTGTCTTCACCACCCTGGAAGAAGAGTGCAACGCCGGGGCGATGTATGCGGCGCAGACACTGCCGGGCGATACCACTATTGCGGTGGAAGTCGGCCCGGTGATGAGTGAGTACGGCACTCGCCTGAGCGTCGATCCGATCGTCAATACCGGTGACCTCAAAGGCTATTACACACGTTCCGTGGTCACCGGCCTGGCAGACGCCGCACAGCGCTGCGGTTATGCGCCTCAATATGCGCTGTTGGTGGATTTTGCCTCGGATGCCAGTGCCGTCATGAGTAACGGCACTTCGGCGCGCGGCGGTTGCCTGGCGATTCCGACGGAAAACACCCACGGCTACGAGCTGATTGTGGACGGCGCAATTGAGGCCTGTGCGCTGACATTGGCCGACTACCTTGCAACCTTTTGA
- a CDS encoding LysR family transcriptional regulator: protein MFELTQLRCFTTVAIELNFRRAAERLNMTQPPLSRQIQLLEHHLGVELFTRTTRSVALTAAGRAFFIEAQNLLERAQQAAVTARRFAEGDIGTVNISFVGSAVYEFLPKVIAEARLKQPHVKIDLSEMNTYQQYEALRARRIDLGIVRAPLLEPGYTTECLVREPFVLAVPSSHRLAQAETVSVQDLDAQPFLMYAHSAYPPFNELLTGLLRSARVAPEYVQWLGSSLTILALVNAGMGLALVPRCASSVVFKNVVFRDIDLGEGAQSELHLIWREHNDNPAFTMLLEGIRSAAGASLLAPH from the coding sequence ATGTTCGAACTGACCCAACTGCGCTGCTTCACCACCGTGGCCATCGAACTGAATTTTCGCCGGGCGGCTGAACGGCTGAACATGACGCAGCCGCCCCTTAGCCGGCAGATCCAGTTGCTCGAGCATCACCTGGGCGTGGAGCTGTTTACCCGCACCACCCGCAGCGTCGCCCTGACCGCCGCCGGCCGGGCTTTTTTCATCGAGGCGCAGAACCTGCTCGAGCGTGCCCAGCAAGCGGCCGTCACCGCGCGACGCTTTGCCGAGGGCGATATCGGCACGGTCAATATCAGCTTCGTCGGCAGCGCGGTGTATGAGTTTTTACCCAAAGTGATTGCCGAGGCGCGCCTCAAGCAGCCCCACGTCAAGATCGACCTGTCCGAAATGAACACCTACCAGCAATACGAAGCCCTGCGCGCCCGACGCATCGACCTGGGCATCGTCCGCGCGCCGCTGCTGGAGCCCGGCTACACCACCGAATGCCTGGTGCGCGAGCCGTTTGTGCTGGCGGTGCCGAGCAGTCATCGGCTGGCTCAGGCAGAGACCGTCAGCGTGCAAGACCTGGATGCGCAGCCGTTCCTGATGTACGCCCATTCCGCCTACCCGCCGTTCAACGAGTTGCTCACTGGTTTGCTGCGCTCGGCCCGTGTCGCGCCGGAGTATGTGCAGTGGCTCGGCTCGTCCCTGACCATCCTCGCCCTGGTCAACGCCGGCATGGGCCTGGCCCTGGTGCCGCGTTGCGCCAGCAGCGTGGTGTTCAAGAACGTGGTGTTCCGCGATATCGACCTGGGCGAAGGCGCGCAGAGCGAGCTGCACCTGATCTGGCGCGAGCACAACGACAACCCGGCGTTCACCATGCTGCTCGAAGGTATCCGCAGCGCTGCGGGAGCGAGCTTGCTGGCGCCCCATTGA
- a CDS encoding cytochrome c, producing the protein MNNRRFARTAGWLALPCLVVAGLLAWYVTREPASPFEQEKTASFDPALVSRGEYVARLSDCVACHSLAGKAPFAGGLEMATPLGAIHATNITPDREHGIGNYSLADFDRAVRHGVAPGGRRLYPAMPYPSYVKLSDDDIKALYAFFMKGVQPANQPNIPSDIPWPLNLRWPIALWNGVFAPTAAYAANPSQDALWNRGAYIVQGPGHCGSCHTPRGLAFNEKALDQSGAPFLAGALLDGWYAPSLRQDPNTGLGRWSEAQIVQFLKTGRNQHAVVYGSMTEAFNNSTQFMADDDLAAIARYLKSLPGDSQRDGTPWQYQAVAADARADAPGAHTYATRCASCHGLDGKGQPEWMPPLAGATSALAKESASAINITLNGSQRVVAAGIPDAYRMPAFREQLSDQDIAQVLTYVRSTWGNQGGAVDAQAVGKLRGHTDPASSSPIILHMR; encoded by the coding sequence ATGAACAACCGCCGATTCGCAAGAACCGCAGGCTGGCTGGCGCTGCCCTGCCTGGTCGTCGCAGGCCTGCTGGCCTGGTACGTCACCCGCGAGCCCGCCTCGCCGTTCGAACAGGAAAAAACCGCCAGCTTTGACCCGGCACTGGTCAGTCGCGGCGAGTATGTCGCGCGTCTGAGCGACTGCGTGGCCTGCCACAGCCTAGCAGGCAAGGCGCCGTTTGCCGGTGGCCTGGAAATGGCCACGCCGCTGGGGGCGATTCATGCCACCAACATCACCCCCGACCGCGAGCATGGCATTGGCAATTACAGCCTTGCCGACTTCGACCGCGCCGTACGCCACGGCGTGGCGCCGGGTGGGCGGCGGCTGTACCCGGCGATGCCCTACCCGTCTTACGTGAAACTCAGCGACGACGACATCAAGGCGCTGTATGCGTTCTTCATGAAGGGCGTGCAGCCGGCCAACCAGCCGAACATCCCCAGTGATATTCCCTGGCCGCTGAATCTGCGCTGGCCCATCGCCCTGTGGAATGGTGTATTTGCGCCCACCGCCGCCTACGCCGCCAACCCCAGCCAGGACGCCCTGTGGAACCGTGGCGCTTATATCGTGCAAGGCCCTGGCCACTGCGGCAGCTGCCATACGCCGCGCGGCCTGGCCTTCAACGAGAAAGCCCTAGACCAATCCGGCGCGCCGTTCCTGGCCGGTGCGCTGCTCGACGGCTGGTACGCGCCGAGCCTGCGCCAAGACCCCAACACCGGCCTGGGCCGCTGGAGCGAGGCGCAGATCGTGCAGTTCCTCAAGACCGGGCGCAACCAGCATGCGGTGGTCTACGGTTCGATGACCGAAGCGTTCAACAACTCCACACAGTTCATGGCTGACGACGACCTGGCCGCCATCGCCCGTTACCTCAAGTCCCTGCCCGGCGACTCACAGCGCGATGGCACGCCTTGGCAGTATCAGGCCGTGGCCGCCGACGCGCGTGCGGATGCCCCCGGTGCCCATACCTACGCTACCCGCTGCGCCTCCTGCCATGGCCTGGACGGCAAGGGCCAGCCGGAGTGGATGCCGCCACTGGCCGGCGCCACCTCGGCACTGGCCAAGGAAAGCGCCTCGGCGATCAACATCACCCTCAACGGCTCGCAACGGGTGGTGGCCGCCGGCATACCGGATGCCTACCGTATGCCGGCGTTCCGTGAGCAATTGTCCGATCAGGACATCGCCCAGGTGCTGACCTACGTGCGCAGTACCTGGGGCAACCAAGGTGGTGCAGTGGACGCACAGGCAGTGGGCAAACTGCGCGGGCATACCGACCCGGCCAGCAGCAGCCCGATCATTTTGCATATGCGGTGA
- a CDS encoding SDR family oxidoreductase, whose product MSNYPKPPFKPQQQPVPGDQRKMEPMPDCGEQTYKGSGRLANKIALITGADSGIGRAVAIAFAREGADVAVSYLDEHEDAKETQRWVEAAGRQCLLLPGDLGDAAQCTAIVNDTVKEFGRIDVLVNNAAFQMTYKSLEDIPDEDWVKTFNINITAMFRICKAALPHMAEGSSIINTTSVNSDMPNPSLLPYAATKGAIANFTAGLAQMLGERGIRVNSVAPGPIWTPLIVSTMTDDMVESFGGNTPLGRPGQPVEVAPIYVLLASDEGSYISGERYGVTGGKPIL is encoded by the coding sequence ATGAGTAACTACCCAAAACCACCCTTCAAGCCACAGCAGCAGCCTGTACCCGGCGACCAGCGCAAGATGGAGCCGATGCCCGATTGCGGTGAGCAGACCTACAAAGGCTCGGGCCGGCTCGCCAACAAGATTGCCTTGATTACCGGCGCCGACAGCGGCATCGGGCGTGCGGTGGCGATCGCCTTTGCCCGCGAAGGCGCGGACGTTGCCGTGTCGTATCTGGACGAGCATGAGGACGCCAAGGAGACCCAGCGCTGGGTCGAGGCAGCGGGGCGCCAGTGCCTGCTGTTGCCCGGTGACCTGGGCGACGCGGCGCAGTGCACAGCCATTGTCAACGACACGGTGAAGGAGTTCGGGCGTATCGACGTGCTGGTCAACAACGCCGCGTTCCAGATGACCTACAAATCCCTGGAAGACATTCCTGACGAGGACTGGGTCAAGACCTTCAACATCAACATCACCGCTATGTTCAGGATCTGCAAGGCGGCGCTGCCGCACATGGCCGAGGGCAGTTCGATCATCAACACGACGTCGGTCAATTCCGACATGCCCAACCCGTCGCTGTTGCCTTATGCGGCCACCAAGGGCGCAATCGCCAACTTCACCGCCGGCCTGGCACAGATGCTGGGTGAGCGCGGGATTCGCGTGAACAGCGTGGCGCCGGGGCCGATCTGGACGCCGTTGATCGTGTCGACGATGACTGACGACATGGTGGAGAGCTTCGGTGGCAACACGCCGCTGGGGCGTCCTGGCCAGCCGGTGGAAGTGGCGCCTATCTATGTGCTGCTGGCGTCGGATGAAGGCAGTTATATCTCTGGCGAGCGCTACGGCGTGACGGGGGGTAAACCGATCCTCTGA
- a CDS encoding MFS transporter, which yields MDTLHNPPDPSVLARAAAKVKRHVLPLFVVMFIVNYIDRVNIGFVRSHMETDLGIGAAAYGLGAGLFFIGYAIFEVPSNLLLQRYGARAWLTRIMFTWGAAAMGMAFVQGETSFYVLRFVLGAAEAGFFPGIIYYFTQWLPASERGKAMAVFLSGSAIASVISGPVSGALLNVSGFSLHGWQWMFLIEGFASIVLCGFVWFWLQSHPHQAKWLSDEEKHALVSAIALEQQAREASQCVRPSMFKLLADKQIALFCFIYFSIALTIYGATFWLPSMIKKMGNLGDFQVGLFNAIPWLISIVAMYGFAALASKWKHQQAWVSLMLVIAAFGMFMSTLGGPVFAFVAICFAAIGFKAASALFWPIPQGYLDARIAAAVIALINSVGNLGGFVAPTTFGLLEQTTGSIEGGLYGLAATSLVAAVVVFFARTAPRGGTPSNPSTAPHPLSLDPQGAVS from the coding sequence GTGGATACCCTTCACAATCCGCCAGACCCGAGCGTGCTTGCCCGCGCTGCCGCCAAGGTCAAGCGCCATGTCCTGCCGCTGTTCGTGGTGATGTTCATCGTCAACTACATCGACCGGGTCAATATCGGCTTCGTGCGCAGCCATATGGAAACCGACCTGGGCATTGGCGCGGCGGCCTATGGCTTGGGCGCCGGGCTGTTCTTCATCGGCTATGCGATTTTCGAAGTGCCATCCAATTTGCTGCTGCAACGCTACGGCGCGCGGGCCTGGCTGACGCGCATCATGTTCACCTGGGGCGCGGCCGCGATGGGCATGGCCTTTGTGCAGGGAGAAACCAGTTTCTACGTGTTGCGCTTTGTGCTCGGCGCCGCCGAAGCCGGGTTCTTTCCCGGCATCATCTACTACTTCACGCAGTGGCTGCCGGCCAGCGAGCGCGGCAAGGCCATGGCGGTTTTCCTCAGCGGTTCGGCCATTGCCTCGGTGATCTCCGGGCCGGTGTCGGGCGCGCTGCTGAATGTCAGCGGGTTCAGCCTGCATGGCTGGCAATGGATGTTCCTGATCGAAGGCTTCGCCTCCATCGTGCTCTGCGGGTTTGTGTGGTTCTGGTTGCAGTCCCATCCCCATCAGGCCAAGTGGCTCAGTGACGAGGAAAAACACGCGCTGGTCAGTGCCATTGCGCTGGAGCAGCAGGCGCGCGAGGCGAGCCAGTGCGTGCGGCCGTCGATGTTCAAGCTGTTGGCCGACAAACAGATCGCGCTGTTCTGCTTTATCTACTTTTCCATCGCCCTGACCATCTACGGCGCCACCTTCTGGCTGCCGAGCATGATCAAGAAAATGGGCAACCTGGGTGACTTCCAGGTGGGCTTGTTCAATGCCATTCCGTGGTTGATTTCCATCGTCGCCATGTACGGCTTCGCGGCGCTGGCCAGCAAGTGGAAGCACCAGCAAGCCTGGGTGTCGCTGATGCTGGTGATCGCGGCGTTCGGCATGTTCATGTCTACCCTGGGCGGGCCGGTGTTTGCGTTCGTCGCCATCTGTTTTGCCGCGATTGGCTTCAAGGCCGCGTCGGCGCTGTTCTGGCCGATTCCCCAGGGCTACCTGGATGCGCGCATCGCGGCGGCGGTGATTGCCTTGATCAATTCGGTGGGCAACCTGGGCGGGTTCGTCGCGCCTACTACCTTCGGTTTGCTGGAGCAGACCACCGGGTCCATCGAGGGCGGGCTCTACGGCCTGGCCGCCACTTCGCTGGTGGCGGCGGTGGTGGTGTTCTTTGCCCGCACCGCACCGCGTGGCGGTACACCGTCCAACCCATCCACCGCGCCTCACCCTTTGTCTTTAGATCCACAGGGAGCCGTCTCTTGA